The nucleotide window GTTCGGGCTTTTGTATCCAGGAATGAACCGCTCACAAACATCAGCCTTAACCGTGCCCCAGGTGCTGGCCGGCTTATGTGCAAACCCGCCGAAGAAAGCTTTGACGATCCCCTGCTTGAAATCAACGCGAGGATATGCCGCGACGATCTCCTCTCGCACGTCAGCTGGAAAGAGCTCAATACCCTCACCCAGAACGTCCAGTCCCACACCGCTAAAGAGCAGCGCGACCTCTGGCCGCATGTACTGTGTGACACCGGGAGTGGTATGCAGAGCGATAGCCTCCCATGCTGTCTGCGCTTTCTCTTCCGGAATGTCATGTGCGACAAGAAACTGTCGGACAGCATTCGCACCGTCCACTTCAAAGCGCTCTGTTCCGCTTGAATACTCACTCAGAAGGCCCAAGTCGTGAAACGCCGCACTCACGTACAGAAGTTCTGAGTCGAACGCAAGCTTCGTCTGAAGTCCCTGCTGCACCGCGAACAAGAAGACGCGGTTGGAATGGTTGTAGAGAAGCTCTGTCGAGAACTCACGCAGAATGTCATGCGCTTCTTTTGCAAGCTTCGTATCGGGGATCGTGGTTGCTATCGAGCTCTTATACATTTCTTACCTCACTGGAGTGCGTAACAGGATCAACATTAGGCTATGAACACGGCGGACACCACGACATCCATACAGCAAATTAGGACACCTCAGAAAGCTTTGTTCGTGATGGACACAACTCTCCCGAAGCGCGAGCAGCAACAGACAACACACCTATCTCCTGATAGTCATCGCGAAAGCTATACCAGTACCCACGTGGGCACGAGATTCACATTCGCGGCTAGTCGGGTTGAGATTCACCAGACGCAAATAGAGCCAATGCTTGCTGCACCCCCGTGCCGTAATTCGGATCTGCTTGGCTACAGTTAGAAACATGCCGTGCTTTAATTTCTCCATCTGCGTCGCCTAAAGCACGTGCAGTATTCCAGAACAACACCTGTTGTTCGGCCACACTCAGCAGCCGAAACAAATTGCCAACTTGGGAGAAATGATCACTGTCCACCAGGCGGTCCCAATGATCAGCGGCTCCTGTAATGGCAAGGGGAGGTTCACTAAAGTCTGGCTGTTCGAGCCACTCGCCCTGATTATTTGGCTCGTAGCTTACGGTCCCACCTAGATTCCCATCGACTCTCATCTGTCCGTCACGGTGGTAGCTGTGGAAGGGACACTTCGGCGCGTTGACCGGTATATGACCGTGATTAACTCCGAGGCGGTATCGCTGGGCGTCGCCGTAGGCGAACAAGCGTCCTTGGAGCATCTTGTCAGGGGAAAAACTGATGCCAGGGACGACGTTTGCTGGTGAAAATGCGGCCTGCTCCGTCTCTGCAAAGTAATTGTCGGGGTTTCTATTAAGTTCGATCGTGCCCACTTGGATCAATGGATAATCGGCGTGGGGCCACACCTTGGTGAGATCGAATGGATGAATGTGATACGTCTCAGCGTCGCGCTCTTCCATGACCTGAACAAAGAGCGTCCAGCGTGGAAAGGAGCCTTCCTCGATGCTCTCGTAGAGATCACGCTGGTGGCTCTCGCGGTCGCGACCGATAAGCTCAGAGGCTTCGGCATCTGTCAGGTTCTCTATACCCTGCATCGTCTTGAACGTGAACTTCACCCAGTACCGCACGTTATCGGTACTGATGAAGCTGTAAGTATGGCTACCAAAACCGTGCATGTGTCGAAAGGAACGGGGTATACCACGGTCGCTCATGACAATGGTGACCTGATGCAAGGATTCTGGTAGCCGCGTCCAAAAATCCCAGTTGCTCTGAGCGCTGCGTAACCCGGTTCGTGGGTCACGCTTGATGGCGTGGTTGAGATCGGGGAAGCGTGTTGGGTCGCGGAAGAAGAACACGGGGGTGTTGTTGCCAACCAGGTCCCAGTTGCCTTCTTCCGTATAGAACTTGAGTGCGAAACCGCGAATATCCCGCTCCGCATCCGCTGCGCCGCGCTCGCCGGCAACAGTAGAAAAGCGCGCAAACATTGGCGTCTGCTTGCCCACCTCCGAGAAGAGCCCGGCCCTCGTATATTTCGCGATGTCGTGAGTGACGGTGAAGGTGCCGTGGGCACCCGCTCCCTTGGCATGCATGCGGCGCTCGGGTATTACTTCTCGATCGAAGTGTGCGAGCTTCTCGAGGAACCATATATCCTGCAGGAGCGCAGGGCCGCGGGGTCCAGCAGTCTGGATGTTGTTGTTATCGACGACCGGCGCACCGAAGGCTGTAGTTAGTTTCTTCATAATGAGCTCCTGGATCAACGTTCTTTGTAGGGTGACGTGTTCGAGTAGGTCAGGCTGCTCTCAGGGTTGGGACTGTGGAGAACAATGGGATCAATCCCTCCAGCAGAGTGGGGTGTGTAAGAATCGCATCGCGCAGAGCGGTGTAAGGTAAGCCTGCGATCATGGCAATCTGTACAGCGCCCATGATTTCGCCGGCGTTCACTCCCACGGCGGTGAATCCAATGATCTGGTCGCTATCAGCTGCCACCAATGCTTTTAGGAAACCTTGTGTCTCTGAAAGAGTGCGCGCCCGCAGGTTTGCACTCATAGGGATCTTGAACACGCGGTAGGCAATGCTTGAGGATCTCGCCTCAGTCTCGCTCAGCCCTATTCGTGCGAACTCTGGACTTGTAAACAAGCAGAACGGGACCTGCCGCCCTGTCGTTAGACGCCTCTTCCCTGCGAGATTATCGCGCACGATCCTGAAGTCATCGAAAGCTATATGCGTGAATTGAGGGCTACCAGCGACATCTCCGACCGCCCAGACGCCGGTCGCAGTCGTTTCGAGGTACTCATTGACCTTCACAAAGCCAGACTGTGTAGTTTCGACGCCGGCTAGATCGAGCCCCAGCTCATCTGTATTCGGCGAGCGCCCTACCGCTACCAACAGATGTGACCCGCGCAGACTGCATTCCACTCCTTCCCGCGAGACAAGAAGCCGGACAAATTCTCCCGATTGGCCGGAAACGCTTTTGACGTCTGTGCTCATTTCGAAATGCACGCCTTCCGCTTCAAGAGCCAGTCGAAGGCTTTCGGCTACATCGTCATCCTCGTTGTGCAGCAACTTCGCATTCCGAGAAATGACCGTCACATCACTTCCAAATCGACGCATCGCTTGAGCCAGTTCAAGTCCCACGTATCCGGCTCCTAGCACAATCAGGTGATCAGGCACCTCTCCGAGATCTAGGGCTTCGATGTGTGTCAGCGGCTTGGATTCAGCGAGTCCTGGCAGAGGCGCTATCGTTGCACGGGTGCCCGTTCCAATAACGACATTTACTCCTCGGAGTATGCGCACGGTTCCATCATTCAATGCAACCTCTACTGTTCTCGCCCCAATGAATTGTCCGTTGCCAAGAACCAGTTCAGCCCCACTTTTTTTAAAGTTGTCGATGTGCAGGGCAACCAGGCTCGTGACCATATCCCGCTTTCGATCCCGTACCCCTGTCATATCGATGGTCGGTTTGAGTTCCGGGACCCCGAGGTATTCACTGTGACGAAAGAGCGCGGCGGTCCCTGCACTATGAATGATGTTCTTACTCGGAAGGCACGCTATGTTCGGGCAGGAGCCACCGATGTACTGTCGTTCGACCACGACGACTCGGAGCCCTTGCTTCGATAGGGTCCAAGCAAGGTATTTCGAACCTTCACCGCTTCCGATGATTACTAAGTCGTAATCTTCTACGGCGGGAGTTTGCGCACTTGCATCCGGGATGGAACGGGCGATCTGCTGTTGGTCCATATGTCCTCCTCGTACGTTGGCGTTTCACCATGTCGAGACAAAGCGATGGTCAGGATCTTATATTTCCTTCTGGGCGCGACTAGATGCAGACACTCGTCAAGGTTGTAGCGGGGAGTTCCGTTTCAACACTTCAGACTGGGAAGTCGGTGGAACAACTCAATTCCTTCCACTCGCGATCGCGCGTAGTCTTCAAGAGATCACTTTTCTCAATCGCTTGAAATGCGTCGCTTCCCAGAAGAAGTCGTAAGGGTGGTTCAGCCAGACTGGCCACATGGAGTATCGCAGCCGCGGCCTTCTTAGGATCACCTGGCTGTTTGCCGTCGTACTCTTCTTGAAAGCGGGCTGTTGCGCCAACGGTCGTCTCATATTCAGAACGGCCTTTGCGGATCGCCGTGGATGCACCAGCAAAGTCGGTACGGAATCCACCGGGCTCGATAAGCGTTACCTTTACGCCTAAAGGACCCACTTCTCGAGCTAAAACCTCAGAGAAACCTTCTACGCCCCACTTTGCTGCGGCATACGGGCCACGACCGGAAGGCCCGATCCTGCCGCCAACCGAAGAAATTTGGATAATATGTCCGGACCTTTGTTCACGAAACAGAGGGAGCGCGGCTTTTGTCACGCTGATGACACCAAATAAATTGGTCTCGATCTGAGCACGAAATTCGTCCATTGTCGTGTCCTCGATAGGCGAAATGTGTCCAAATCCGGCGTTGTTGACGAGGACGTCAAGCCGGCCAAAAGCATCTGTCGCTTGAGCAATGGCGGCCTGTGCCGCCTGCTCATCGGTGACGTCCAAGGCAATGACTCGTACTCTCTTCCCGAATCGCTCTACGAGGTCTGCGAGGTGTGCTGGATCACGAGCAGTCGCGATGAGACGATCACCGCATTCGAGGACCGCTTCGGCGAGGGCACGACCTAACCCTCGAGACGAACCTGTAATCAGCCACACTTTTTGATCTTGCACTTGGTTGGTACTGTTCATTGTGTATCCTTTCCCTGCTGACATATCGCTCTTTCGTGAAAAGTCGATGGGTGGCCTGGCCCCTATTTGTGCAGCCGGCAAGGGCTCTCTATCTCATTTGTGAATGTGGATTGCCTACTATGTAGGAAGGTCGCCGCTAGATCTGCTTGCCCAGCCGCATTCATTCACGAGCAGATAAAACACAAGTGCCTGAAATGACAATCGACTCAAAACGGCGAGTTCGAGTTCTGTCGCTGACATCAGTTGAGATACTGGCCTTTCCGGACTCAAAGGATTTGGGGGAGGGTTGGGTGAGACGGTATTCAGGACGGAATCAGGATGCATCGTACCTCCTACCCTCAGAACCTAGCGGCGTCTATTCCGCTGATCAAAAGATAGCCCCACGGAATTGATGTCCATATCCCTTTATGGTGGATTCTTCGGCCATCAATAGGGATGATTCCGCATTGCTCAGCCTCCAAAAGGATCGACCTACCTGCGTATGGGGGTGCGGCGTGGTGGACCGCCTAAACGTCGTCTCCCAAAGATCAGAGCATCGAGTGAGTACCCGCCTGGTCCAAGCATGGCGGCGGCAGCGCCATTGAGAACAAGCAAGAGAAGCCTCAGCTGGTTTGCACAGCCATGCCGTTCCGCACTGCCGAGAGCCAACAGACAAAGGAACCCCCAACAGTATGGTGTTAGCAAGCCGGCCGCGATGGCAATTGCTGCTAAGTAGCGGCAAATGAGCATCCAGCCTGCATCCCATCCGGGAGCCATCTGATTTGCCGTAAATGCTGCAGCCACAGATATGCGTAACAGCAGAAGAGCCACTCCTGGTATGCCTAGCGGAAACATGGAAAAAAGTCGTTGCACCCTAGGATCTTAGGAGACCGCAGACGGTGTACCAACCTCGGAAGGTTGGTTCGTGCCTCATCCTTTCGAGAGCATTCCCCCGTTGGGTGAGTGTAAAATGGTGCCGACAGGCACGGTATCAACAGTGATGCTAACAAGCCTTAGGACATCGATAAAGCTGTTCCTAGTGCGCCTGCGTGCGTCTGCGCTGTTCCTTCCTGTGTTTTCCCAAGCACTACATGCTCAGTCGTCTCCTCTCCTCTCGCAGTACACTCACACCGCATGGAAGATTCAAGACGGGTTCTTTAGCAGCGGTCCTACAGCCATCGCGCAGACCGTTGATGGCTATCTATGGATCGGGACCTCAGCGGGTATAGAGAGATTTGATGGACTTCATTTCCGAATTCCACCGTTTATCAAGGATTCGCAGATGCCTTCGGTGAGCATCTTTTCGCTGTTAGGAACCCGCGATGGCAGCTTGTATGTCGGAACTGAGTCAGGCCTGGTTCAGTGGAAGGACAATCACCTGACCTCTTTCCCAGCCATTCGTGGACGTGTGACGGACATTTCCGAAGACCTTGACGGTAACATCTGGATCGGTCAGTCAAGAGTGGGTAGCTCTCGCATCTCCAGCATCGTGTGCGAAGTCTCTGGAGGCCGCACAAAGTGTCTCGGACCGGACGATCATATGCCTGCCCTGAGCAATATATTCCCCTTGGCGATCGATCTCGGAGGAACGGTGTGGGTAGGAGACAGTACCAAGATCGTGCACTGGTCGCCAGGCTCAACAACTACGTACGAGTATAGAGATCTACAGAACAATCTAGACATGGATGGTGTGACAAGTATTGCTCTCGCGTCTAACGGTACAGTGTGGGTCGGTAAGGTTCCGAATCACGCGGGGGCCGGGCTTGTTCGATATGTCGATGGTGTTGCGATGCCATCCCCGGAACTGAGTGAAATAAGTAAGACGGATCTGAAAGTCACAGCGTTACTCCTTGATCAACGGAATGACCTTTGGATCGGAACTGAGAACGAGGGCTTATTACGGCTCTCAGACGGACGGGTCCAGCGCTACAACGCCTCGAATGGACTCTCGAGCGATTCCGTTATCCATCTCTTCCAAGATCACGAAGGAACCTTGTGGATTGCAACAACAAAGGGCTTGGACAAGCTTAGAAGACCTCCCATCATCACCTTTTCGAAGCAAGAAGGCTTAGCCATCGATGAAGTCGACTCTGTGCTCGCCACAAATAAGGGCGAGATTCTTGTTGGGACTCCCCTCGGGATCAACATTGTTGACGCAATCAGTGGTGCTGTACGGTCTCCCCCTCACAGTCCGCACACTCAAGTCACCGCTTTGTTCCAAGACGGTAAGAATCGGATGTGGGAGGGTTTTGACAACAACCTTTTCGTCCAAGAACATGGAAAACTTAGACGACTAGCTGGGATCGGCGGCCAGCCGATGGGGCTTGTAACAGGACTATCCGAAGATAACGGCCGCGACATCTGGGGAGAGATCACCGGCGCCGAGCACAAACTTGTACATATCCGGAACGACAACATTATCGAAAGCTTCTCGGAATCGCAGGTTCCAGGAGCCCGTTCCCTCGCCCAAGATGCTCGTGGCGGTATTTGGCTCGGTCTTCGAAGCGGTGATATAGCTCACTTTCGTGATGGTCAAACGACAGTGGAGCGTTTTCAACACGCCGATGCTGAGCGCTCGAACGCGCTGATCGTCGATTCGGGCGGAACAGTGCTGGACGGCACGACCTATGGTTTAGCTGGCTTCAAAGCAGGTACGAAACGGATCATGGCGGCGGTCAATGGTCTCCCTTGCGATGAAGTTGATTCTCTCGTCTTTGATGACCATCAGAACCTTTGGATGTCGATGCGTTGCGCTTTGGTCGAGCTTTCGGCTGAGCAATTGCAACAATGGTGGGATCATCCGGGCATCCAAGTACGTGCTCGTGTCTTCGACTACTCCGAAGGCTTTCAACCTGGACTCGCCGCTTTCCACGGAGCAACTCGGTCCAAAGACGGTCGCCTATGGTTTGCAAACGGGACCGTGCTTCAAATGATCGACCCCGCTTTAGCCAGCAATCACAGCCAGCCACCGCCTGTCTACCTGGAGCAGGTTATTGCTGACCGGAAGGTCTTCGATGGAGACCCCCAGTTTCGATTGCCGGCGCTTACGCGACAAATAGAGATCGACTACACGGCTCTAAACTTTATAGCCCCTCAGAAGGTACATTTTCGCTATCAACTGATTGGCCATGACACCTTGTGGCAGGACGCGGACACAAGAAGGCAGGCGTTCTACAACGACCTTCCCCCCGGGACATATCACTTTCAGGTGATCGCCAGCAACGGGGACGGGATTTGGAGCGAGCCCAGAGCCGCCGCCACCATCTTAATCGCTCCCAAGTTTTATCAGACGGCCTGGTTTAAGAGCGTGGCCATTCTTGGCTCAGTCGTCATGCTCTGGCTGTTGTACCTGTTAAGACTAAAACAGGCTACAGCAGAGGTTCAACTGCGGCTCGGCGAACGAATGATCGAGCGCGAACGGATTGCACGCGAGCTGCATGACACTCTACTTCAAGGTTTTCAAGGGCTGATGCTTAAATTCCAAGCGGTGATCATGAACCTAGCAGATCAGGATCTTGCCCGCACAATGCTGGAAAGTGCTCTTGATCGGGGAGATAAGGTGTTGGTCGAAGGGCGGATGCGGGTGATGGACCTCCGCGATGAAGAATTCATGCCCCAAGGCTTCCCTGAAGCTCTCCTGATCAAAGGGCAAGAGTTTGCAGAACTATCCTCCTCAATCTTCGGATTGACCGTAATCGGGACGCCGAAGTTGCTCAACCCAATACTCCGCGAAGAATTGTTTAGGATCGGCATCGAGGCGATCTCGAATGCTTTTCGCCACGCAAACGCCGCACGAATTGAGGTTGAGATTACCTATGGCCCCAATGAGTTCAGGCTGAATGTTCATGACGATGGATGTGGGATGGGCGAGAGACTCCTGAGAGAGGGTCGGACTGGTCATTGGGGTCTTCCGGGGATGCGAGAGAGAGCGGAAAAAGTCGGTGCTAGATTGTCTATCTGGAGTACTCCGAGAGCTGGAACCGAAATGGATGTGGTAGTCCCGGTAACGCTTGCATACTTTAACAGAGGATCAGTATCTGCGTGGACACTTCTCAAGCGCGCAGTCAACAGGGGCAAATCGATATGAACATAGACAAACGCATCCGCGTCCTTATTGCCGACGACCACCCACTGTTGCGGGAAGGCATTCTCTCAGTCCTCATGAGCGAAGTCGATATCACGGTCGTTGGCGAAGCGACAAATGGCCAGGAGGCAGTTGAGCTTTTTCGACTCAATCGTCCCGATGTCACCCTTATGGACCTGCAAATGCCCGTTCTCAATGGGATCGACGCAATCTGTGCGATTCGAGATGAGTTTCCAGACGCCCGCTTTATCGTTCTCACAACCTACCAGGGTGATGTCCAAGCTTTGCGGGCGCTTAAAGCAGGAGCGGCCGGATACTTACTGAAGAGTATGCTTCGAAGAGAGATGTCGGAAACGATAAGGATAGTCCATTCAGGGCGGAGACGCATCCCTCCGGAAATCGCAGCCGAGTTGGCGGAACACGTGACAGAAGACGCTCTTAGCGACCGCGAGGTGCAGGTCCTCAAACAAGTTGCCGTAGGCACGTCAAATAAGATGATTGCTTCCCAGATGTTTGTCTCAGAGGCGACGGTGAAAAGCCACATGAAGAATATCTTGGCGAAACTGGGAGCTAACGACCGAACTCATGCAGTCACCATCGCACTGAAGAGGGGGATTTTGGAAGGCTGACTGCAAGCATTAAAAAGATCAACGATATACGTCTATGCTTTCGCCCAGACAGGTAGAACACCCCGGTACGGGCTCGGCCTCGAAAAATCTATCATGCGCTACTCCTCCAAGGTCCCGATAATCTTGCTG belongs to Granulicella arctica and includes:
- a CDS encoding sensor histidine kinase; this translates as MVPTGTVSTVMLTSLRTSIKLFLVRLRASALFLPVFSQALHAQSSPLLSQYTHTAWKIQDGFFSSGPTAIAQTVDGYLWIGTSAGIERFDGLHFRIPPFIKDSQMPSVSIFSLLGTRDGSLYVGTESGLVQWKDNHLTSFPAIRGRVTDISEDLDGNIWIGQSRVGSSRISSIVCEVSGGRTKCLGPDDHMPALSNIFPLAIDLGGTVWVGDSTKIVHWSPGSTTTYEYRDLQNNLDMDGVTSIALASNGTVWVGKVPNHAGAGLVRYVDGVAMPSPELSEISKTDLKVTALLLDQRNDLWIGTENEGLLRLSDGRVQRYNASNGLSSDSVIHLFQDHEGTLWIATTKGLDKLRRPPIITFSKQEGLAIDEVDSVLATNKGEILVGTPLGINIVDAISGAVRSPPHSPHTQVTALFQDGKNRMWEGFDNNLFVQEHGKLRRLAGIGGQPMGLVTGLSEDNGRDIWGEITGAEHKLVHIRNDNIIESFSESQVPGARSLAQDARGGIWLGLRSGDIAHFRDGQTTVERFQHADAERSNALIVDSGGTVLDGTTYGLAGFKAGTKRIMAAVNGLPCDEVDSLVFDDHQNLWMSMRCALVELSAEQLQQWWDHPGIQVRARVFDYSEGFQPGLAAFHGATRSKDGRLWFANGTVLQMIDPALASNHSQPPPVYLEQVIADRKVFDGDPQFRLPALTRQIEIDYTALNFIAPQKVHFRYQLIGHDTLWQDADTRRQAFYNDLPPGTYHFQVIASNGDGIWSEPRAAATILIAPKFYQTAWFKSVAILGSVVMLWLLYLLRLKQATAEVQLRLGERMIERERIARELHDTLLQGFQGLMLKFQAVIMNLADQDLARTMLESALDRGDKVLVEGRMRVMDLRDEEFMPQGFPEALLIKGQEFAELSSSIFGLTVIGTPKLLNPILREELFRIGIEAISNAFRHANAARIEVEITYGPNEFRLNVHDDGCGMGERLLREGRTGHWGLPGMRERAEKVGARLSIWSTPRAGTEMDVVVPVTLAYFNRGSVSAWTLLKRAVNRGKSI
- a CDS encoding dihydrolipoyl dehydrogenase family protein; protein product: MDQQQIARSIPDASAQTPAVEDYDLVIIGSGEGSKYLAWTLSKQGLRVVVVERQYIGGSCPNIACLPSKNIIHSAGTAALFRHSEYLGVPELKPTIDMTGVRDRKRDMVTSLVALHIDNFKKSGAELVLGNGQFIGARTVEVALNDGTVRILRGVNVVIGTGTRATIAPLPGLAESKPLTHIEALDLGEVPDHLIVLGAGYVGLELAQAMRRFGSDVTVISRNAKLLHNEDDDVAESLRLALEAEGVHFEMSTDVKSVSGQSGEFVRLLVSREGVECSLRGSHLLVAVGRSPNTDELGLDLAGVETTQSGFVKVNEYLETTATGVWAVGDVAGSPQFTHIAFDDFRIVRDNLAGKRRLTTGRQVPFCLFTSPEFARIGLSETEARSSSIAYRVFKIPMSANLRARTLSETQGFLKALVAADSDQIIGFTAVGVNAGEIMGAVQIAMIAGLPYTALRDAILTHPTLLEGLIPLFSTVPTLRAA
- a CDS encoding catalase yields the protein MKKLTTAFGAPVVDNNNIQTAGPRGPALLQDIWFLEKLAHFDREVIPERRMHAKGAGAHGTFTVTHDIAKYTRAGLFSEVGKQTPMFARFSTVAGERGAADAERDIRGFALKFYTEEGNWDLVGNNTPVFFFRDPTRFPDLNHAIKRDPRTGLRSAQSNWDFWTRLPESLHQVTIVMSDRGIPRSFRHMHGFGSHTYSFISTDNVRYWVKFTFKTMQGIENLTDAEASELIGRDRESHQRDLYESIEEGSFPRWTLFVQVMEERDAETYHIHPFDLTKVWPHADYPLIQVGTIELNRNPDNYFAETEQAAFSPANVVPGISFSPDKMLQGRLFAYGDAQRYRLGVNHGHIPVNAPKCPFHSYHRDGQMRVDGNLGGTVSYEPNNQGEWLEQPDFSEPPLAITGAADHWDRLVDSDHFSQVGNLFRLLSVAEQQVLFWNTARALGDADGEIKARHVSNCSQADPNYGTGVQQALALFASGESQPD
- a CDS encoding oxidoreductase; translated protein: MSAGKGYTMNSTNQVQDQKVWLITGSSRGLGRALAEAVLECGDRLIATARDPAHLADLVERFGKRVRVIALDVTDEQAAQAAIAQATDAFGRLDVLVNNAGFGHISPIEDTTMDEFRAQIETNLFGVISVTKAALPLFREQRSGHIIQISSVGGRIGPSGRGPYAAAKWGVEGFSEVLAREVGPLGVKVTLIEPGGFRTDFAGASTAIRKGRSEYETTVGATARFQEEYDGKQPGDPKKAAAAILHVASLAEPPLRLLLGSDAFQAIEKSDLLKTTRDREWKELSCSTDFPV
- a CDS encoding HD domain-containing protein; its protein translation is MYKSSIATTIPDTKLAKEAHDILREFSTELLYNHSNRVFLFAVQQGLQTKLAFDSELLYVSAAFHDLGLLSEYSSGTERFEVDGANAVRQFLVAHDIPEEKAQTAWEAIALHTTPGVTQYMRPEVALLFSGVGLDVLGEGIELFPADVREEIVAAYPRVDFKQGIVKAFFGGFAHKPASTWGTVKADVCERFIPGYKSPNFCDLIANSPFPEPPK
- a CDS encoding response regulator, with the translated sequence MNIDKRIRVLIADDHPLLREGILSVLMSEVDITVVGEATNGQEAVELFRLNRPDVTLMDLQMPVLNGIDAICAIRDEFPDARFIVLTTYQGDVQALRALKAGAAGYLLKSMLRREMSETIRIVHSGRRRIPPEIAAELAEHVTEDALSDREVQVLKQVAVGTSNKMIASQMFVSEATVKSHMKNILAKLGANDRTHAVTIALKRGILEG